From a region of the Cucumis sativus cultivar 9930 chromosome 6, Cucumber_9930_V3, whole genome shotgun sequence genome:
- the LOC101204547 gene encoding uncharacterized protein LOC101204547 isoform X3, which translates to MRDYQASSRRISSFQCDVETEHFDDFGIDLYPIRKSNSSISLNNKNNDAVRHYKETKRGYIQPEGSGISEAIQGVGENDLRTNIKVNVGECIGLEKPIAPVIHKCEIPSELKCSLCNSLFVDAVITGCCKHSFCEKCIHHVLLRKTMCPKCASSKYKLEDLSPNLSLRQNVTHFLESQFLMGDSDNNHEAPDEESRIEGQDMCCLPNATSRGCNQEVVDDDHVSSMRRNMMVKVDRAQFQSCHQDKFGGKPLDLPPFDDCQGESQPVFGDFKHGFLVNDFDMQGRIQNLTDFRRQKKRGRACYMCGSLDHLIRDCPVASKPHPMHLMGALPYYASPWPHVSSFPNLYGCPMAFNAPMVPDANSYWASVYGGYPAPSGFVGMRDMNAPPLRKTEEFCAGNSEFVHLSDTDKNRTIPENSTWRVIPFSNEDGSEGKDHAGNKRGQHEQDGRSRDYRMFVEKEHLRKENTQDEINWLYDEKMKSSHSPKAAMMNRLNERLKLEKEGLTCSTKLPTNERTGHYHRGFREFGARTDECCSHADSNEHKRYKQKEDKIDTFDIDLKCHTKKHHSGSKPDLARSYSSNQKLLQNDSGFISRYSKHNELTQYHHQIVGGTDDSHEEWNHKYKRKRFVKNYRTEF; encoded by the exons ATGCGTGATTATCAAGCGAGTTCCCGCAGGATCAGTTCCTTCCAATGT GATGTGGAGACAGAacattttgatgattttggCATCGACTTATACCCTATTCGCAAATCAAACTCATCAATTTCtctcaataataaaaataatgatgcTGTTAG ACATTATAAGGAAACCAAAAGAGGATATATACAGCCTGAAGGAAGTGGCATTAGTGAGGCCATTCAAGGAG TTGGAGAAAATGACCTGCGGACAAACATAAAAGTTAATGTTGGCGAGTGCATTGGTTTGGAGAA ACCAATTGCACCAGTGATTCATAAATGTGAAATTCCTTCAGAACTGAAGTGTTCTCTTTGCAACTCACTCTTTGTGGATGCTGTAATTACTGGTTGCTGCAAGCATAGTTTTTGTGAGAAAT GCATTCATCATGTTTTGCTGCGAAAGACAATGTGCCCTAAGTGTGCCTCAAGCAAATATAAACTAGAAGATTTGTCGCCAAATTTATCTCTTAGGCAAAATGTTACCCATTTCCTTGAGTCTCAGTTCCTGATGGGTGATTCAGACAATAATCATGAAGCACCAG ACGAAGAATCAAGAATTGAAGGACAGGACATGTGTTGTTTGCCTAATGCTACCAGTAGAGGTTGTAATCAAGAAGTGGTGGATGACGACCATGTCTCATCAATGAGAAGAAATATG ATGGTTAAAGTTGATAGAGCACAATTTCAATCATGCCATCAAGATAAGTTTGGTGGAAAACCTCTGGACCTCCCTCCTTTTGATGATTGTCAAGGGGAAAGCCAGCCTGTTTTTGGGGATTTTAAGCATGGGTTTCTGGTCAATGACTTTG ATATGCAAGGCAGAATCCAAAATCTCACAGATTTTAGAAGACAGAAGAAG CGTGGCCGTGCTTGTTACATGTGTGGTTCTCTGGACCATCTCATTAGAGACTGTCCAGTTGCTTCAAAGCCACATCCCATGCATCTAATGG GAGCTTTGCCATATTATGCATCACCTTGGCCTCATGTCAGTTCATTTCCTAACTTATATGGTTGCCCCATGGCTTTCAATGCACCAATGGTGCCTGATGCAAATTCTTACTGGGCATCTGTTTATGGTGGATATCCTGCCCCAAG TGGATTTGTGGGCATGAGAGACATGAATGCTCCACCACTTCGGAAGACTGAAGAGTTCTGTGCTGGTAATTCAGAATTTGTACACCTTAGCGACACTGATAAAAACAGGACAATCCCAGAAAATAGTACTTGGAG GGTAATACCTTTCTCCAATGAGGATGGGAGTGAGGGAAAAGATCATGCTGGTAATAAGAGAGGTCAACATGAGCAAGATGGAAGATCAAGAGACTACAGAATGTTTGTAGAAAAGGAACACCTACGTAAAGAAAATACCcaagatgaaataaattggCTCTATGACGAGAAAATGAAGAGTTCGCATTCTCCTAAAGCTGCAATGATGAATAGACTAAACGAGAGATTGAAGTTGGAGAAAGAAGGCTTGACTTGCAGCACCAAATTACCGACTAATGAGAGAACTGGGCATTACCATAGAGGCTTCAGGGAGTTTGGTGCGAGGACAGATGAATGTTGCAGTCATGCCGACTCGAATGAGCATAAAAgatacaaacaaaaagaagataaaatcgATACATTTGATATCGACTTAAAGTGTCATACTAAGAAACATCATAGTGGCTCAAAGCCAGATTTGGCACGTAGCTATTCCAGCAATCAGAAACTCCTACAAAATGATTCTGGTTTCATCTCTAGATATTCTAAGCACAACGAGCTTACTCAATATCATCATCAAATAGTTGGTGGGACAGATGATAGTCATGAAGAATGGAACCATAAGTATAAACGAAAAAGGTTTGTGAAAAACTATAGAACTGAATTCTAA
- the LOC101204547 gene encoding uncharacterized protein LOC101204547 isoform X2: MAIQFKFRSSVNFDSVDIQGRPSISIGDLKSKIIRMKNLDTCQNFDLVFSDARTGQDLTDEKLEIPSGSCVIIKRVPAGSVPSNVVRHDLFGNFQVKDTHMVKSSRPVDVETEHFDDFGIDLYPIRKSNSSISLNNKNNDAVRHYKETKRGYIQPEGSGISEAIQGVGENDLRTNIKVNVGECIGLEKPIAPVIHKCEIPSELKCSLCNSLFVDAVITGCCKHSFCEKCIHHVLLRKTMCPKCASSKYKLEDLSPNLSLRQNVTHFLESQFLMGDSDNNHEAPDEESRIEGQDMCCLPNATSRGCNQEVVDDDHVSSMRRNMMVKVDRAQFQSCHQDKFGGKPLDLPPFDDCQGESQPVFGDFKHGFLVNDFDMQGRIQNLTDFRRQKKRGRACYMCGSLDHLIRDCPVASKPHPMHLMGALPYYASPWPHVSSFPNLYGCPMAFNAPMVPDANSYWASVYGGYPAPSGFVGMRDMNAPPLRKTEEFCAGNSEFVHLSDTDKNRTIPENSTWRVIPFSNEDGSEGKDHAGNKRGQHEQDGRSRDYRMFVEKEHLRKENTQDEINWLYDEKMKSSHSPKAAMMNRLNERLKLEKEGLTCSTKLPTNERTGHYHRGFREFGARTDECCSHADSNEHKRYKQKEDKIDTFDIDLKCHTKKHHSGSKPDLARSYSSNQKLLQNDSGFISRYSKHNELTQYHHQIVGGTDDSHEEWNHKYKRKSLECGS, encoded by the exons ATGGCTATCCAATTCAAGTTCAGAAGCTCCGTGAACTTCGACTCGGTGGATATCCAAGGCAGACCTTCCATATCAATTGGCGATCTTAAATCCAAAATCATTCGCATGAAGAACCTCGACACCTGCCAAAACTTTGATCTCGTTTTCTCCGATGCCCGAACCGGTCAAG ATTTGACCGACGAGAAACTTGAAATTCCGAGTGGTTCATGCGTGATTATCAAGCGAGTTCCCGCAGGATCAGTTCCTTCCAATGT TGTGCGTCACGACTTGTTTGGGAATTTTCAAGTCAAAGACACTCACATGGTTAAATCATCTCGTCCAGTG GATGTGGAGACAGAacattttgatgattttggCATCGACTTATACCCTATTCGCAAATCAAACTCATCAATTTCtctcaataataaaaataatgatgcTGTTAG ACATTATAAGGAAACCAAAAGAGGATATATACAGCCTGAAGGAAGTGGCATTAGTGAGGCCATTCAAGGAG TTGGAGAAAATGACCTGCGGACAAACATAAAAGTTAATGTTGGCGAGTGCATTGGTTTGGAGAA ACCAATTGCACCAGTGATTCATAAATGTGAAATTCCTTCAGAACTGAAGTGTTCTCTTTGCAACTCACTCTTTGTGGATGCTGTAATTACTGGTTGCTGCAAGCATAGTTTTTGTGAGAAAT GCATTCATCATGTTTTGCTGCGAAAGACAATGTGCCCTAAGTGTGCCTCAAGCAAATATAAACTAGAAGATTTGTCGCCAAATTTATCTCTTAGGCAAAATGTTACCCATTTCCTTGAGTCTCAGTTCCTGATGGGTGATTCAGACAATAATCATGAAGCACCAG ACGAAGAATCAAGAATTGAAGGACAGGACATGTGTTGTTTGCCTAATGCTACCAGTAGAGGTTGTAATCAAGAAGTGGTGGATGACGACCATGTCTCATCAATGAGAAGAAATATG ATGGTTAAAGTTGATAGAGCACAATTTCAATCATGCCATCAAGATAAGTTTGGTGGAAAACCTCTGGACCTCCCTCCTTTTGATGATTGTCAAGGGGAAAGCCAGCCTGTTTTTGGGGATTTTAAGCATGGGTTTCTGGTCAATGACTTTG ATATGCAAGGCAGAATCCAAAATCTCACAGATTTTAGAAGACAGAAGAAG CGTGGCCGTGCTTGTTACATGTGTGGTTCTCTGGACCATCTCATTAGAGACTGTCCAGTTGCTTCAAAGCCACATCCCATGCATCTAATGG GAGCTTTGCCATATTATGCATCACCTTGGCCTCATGTCAGTTCATTTCCTAACTTATATGGTTGCCCCATGGCTTTCAATGCACCAATGGTGCCTGATGCAAATTCTTACTGGGCATCTGTTTATGGTGGATATCCTGCCCCAAG TGGATTTGTGGGCATGAGAGACATGAATGCTCCACCACTTCGGAAGACTGAAGAGTTCTGTGCTGGTAATTCAGAATTTGTACACCTTAGCGACACTGATAAAAACAGGACAATCCCAGAAAATAGTACTTGGAG GGTAATACCTTTCTCCAATGAGGATGGGAGTGAGGGAAAAGATCATGCTGGTAATAAGAGAGGTCAACATGAGCAAGATGGAAGATCAAGAGACTACAGAATGTTTGTAGAAAAGGAACACCTACGTAAAGAAAATACCcaagatgaaataaattggCTCTATGACGAGAAAATGAAGAGTTCGCATTCTCCTAAAGCTGCAATGATGAATAGACTAAACGAGAGATTGAAGTTGGAGAAAGAAGGCTTGACTTGCAGCACCAAATTACCGACTAATGAGAGAACTGGGCATTACCATAGAGGCTTCAGGGAGTTTGGTGCGAGGACAGATGAATGTTGCAGTCATGCCGACTCGAATGAGCATAAAAgatacaaacaaaaagaagataaaatcgATACATTTGATATCGACTTAAAGTGTCATACTAAGAAACATCATAGTGGCTCAAAGCCAGATTTGGCACGTAGCTATTCCAGCAATCAGAAACTCCTACAAAATGATTCTGGTTTCATCTCTAGATATTCTAAGCACAACGAGCTTACTCAATATCATCATCAAATAGTTGGTGGGACAGATGATAGTCATGAAGAATGGAACCATAAGTATAAACGAAAAAG TTTGGAGTGTGGAAGCTAG
- the LOC101210772 gene encoding ylmG homolog protein 2, chloroplastic, which produces MTPHDSSLQNPKQTSTAFNFFPNCISSFSPAFSQTPSGPSRRRQLEFAPPCNFLRHLHESFASTTESCIRLFHSLASENPFLHKLLSLPSEFHRFRYQIHGMNSMNFRALSSHNFAAVLPGDSMAGLVVANGIQNFLSLYNTLLVVRLVLTWFPNTPPAIVSPLSTLCDPYLNIFRGIIPPLGGTLDLSPILAFLVLNAFTSTAAALPAELPAPNSSLANPNPLKGSVDLTSSQKKWMKRLQGSEKNNADASQ; this is translated from the exons ATGACTCCACACGACTCGTCACttcaaaaccctaaacaaaCTTCTACAGCTTTCAACTTCTTTCCAAATTGCATTTCCTCGTTCTCACCCGCATTTTCTCAAACACCTTCTGGACCATCCAGAAGAAGGCAACTCGAATTCGCCCCTCCATGTAATTTTCTTCGCCACCTCCATGAGTCTTTCGCGTCAACTACTGAAAGCTGCATCAGACTCTTTCATTCATTGGCCTCTGAGAATCCATTTCTGCATAAATTGCTCTCGTTGCCTTCTGAGTTCCACCGTTTTCGTTATCAG atcCACGGTATGAACTCCATGAATTTTCGAGCTCTCTCTAGTCATAATTTTGCTGCAGTTTTGCCGGGAGATTCTATGGCAGGACTTGTAGTAGCAAATGGCATTCAGAATTTCTTGAGCCTTTACAATACACTCTTGGTCGTCAGGCTTGTTTTGACTTGGTTTCCGAATACGCCTCCCGCCATTGTCAGTCCACTAAG CACGTTATGCGACCCATATTTGAACATATTTCGTGGGATTATTCCACCTCTTGGAGGGACACTTGATTTATCTCCAATATTGGCATTCTTGGTCTTAAACGCCTTTACCAGCACTGCCGCTGCACTTCCTGCTGAACTTCCAGCCCCAAATTCGTCTCTTGCAAATCCTAATCCTTTAAAAGGCTCTGTTGATCTTACATCATCACAAAAGAAATGGATGAAAAGGCTGCAGGGAAGTGAAAAGAACAATGCCGATGCCTCTCAATAG
- the LOC101204547 gene encoding uncharacterized protein LOC101204547 isoform X1, whose protein sequence is MAIQFKFRSSVNFDSVDIQGRPSISIGDLKSKIIRMKNLDTCQNFDLVFSDARTGQDLTDEKLEIPSGSCVIIKRVPAGSVPSNVVRHDLFGNFQVKDTHMVKSSRPVDVETEHFDDFGIDLYPIRKSNSSISLNNKNNDAVRHYKETKRGYIQPEGSGISEAIQGVGENDLRTNIKVNVGECIGLEKPIAPVIHKCEIPSELKCSLCNSLFVDAVITGCCKHSFCEKCIHHVLLRKTMCPKCASSKYKLEDLSPNLSLRQNVTHFLESQFLMGDSDNNHEAPDEESRIEGQDMCCLPNATSRGCNQEVVDDDHVSSMRRNMMVKVDRAQFQSCHQDKFGGKPLDLPPFDDCQGESQPVFGDFKHGFLVNDFDMQGRIQNLTDFRRQKKRGRACYMCGSLDHLIRDCPVASKPHPMHLMGALPYYASPWPHVSSFPNLYGCPMAFNAPMVPDANSYWASVYGGYPAPSGFVGMRDMNAPPLRKTEEFCAGNSEFVHLSDTDKNRTIPENSTWRVIPFSNEDGSEGKDHAGNKRGQHEQDGRSRDYRMFVEKEHLRKENTQDEINWLYDEKMKSSHSPKAAMMNRLNERLKLEKEGLTCSTKLPTNERTGHYHRGFREFGARTDECCSHADSNEHKRYKQKEDKIDTFDIDLKCHTKKHHSGSKPDLARSYSSNQKLLQNDSGFISRYSKHNELTQYHHQIVGGTDDSHEEWNHKYKRKRFVKNYRTEF, encoded by the exons ATGGCTATCCAATTCAAGTTCAGAAGCTCCGTGAACTTCGACTCGGTGGATATCCAAGGCAGACCTTCCATATCAATTGGCGATCTTAAATCCAAAATCATTCGCATGAAGAACCTCGACACCTGCCAAAACTTTGATCTCGTTTTCTCCGATGCCCGAACCGGTCAAG ATTTGACCGACGAGAAACTTGAAATTCCGAGTGGTTCATGCGTGATTATCAAGCGAGTTCCCGCAGGATCAGTTCCTTCCAATGT TGTGCGTCACGACTTGTTTGGGAATTTTCAAGTCAAAGACACTCACATGGTTAAATCATCTCGTCCAGTG GATGTGGAGACAGAacattttgatgattttggCATCGACTTATACCCTATTCGCAAATCAAACTCATCAATTTCtctcaataataaaaataatgatgcTGTTAG ACATTATAAGGAAACCAAAAGAGGATATATACAGCCTGAAGGAAGTGGCATTAGTGAGGCCATTCAAGGAG TTGGAGAAAATGACCTGCGGACAAACATAAAAGTTAATGTTGGCGAGTGCATTGGTTTGGAGAA ACCAATTGCACCAGTGATTCATAAATGTGAAATTCCTTCAGAACTGAAGTGTTCTCTTTGCAACTCACTCTTTGTGGATGCTGTAATTACTGGTTGCTGCAAGCATAGTTTTTGTGAGAAAT GCATTCATCATGTTTTGCTGCGAAAGACAATGTGCCCTAAGTGTGCCTCAAGCAAATATAAACTAGAAGATTTGTCGCCAAATTTATCTCTTAGGCAAAATGTTACCCATTTCCTTGAGTCTCAGTTCCTGATGGGTGATTCAGACAATAATCATGAAGCACCAG ACGAAGAATCAAGAATTGAAGGACAGGACATGTGTTGTTTGCCTAATGCTACCAGTAGAGGTTGTAATCAAGAAGTGGTGGATGACGACCATGTCTCATCAATGAGAAGAAATATG ATGGTTAAAGTTGATAGAGCACAATTTCAATCATGCCATCAAGATAAGTTTGGTGGAAAACCTCTGGACCTCCCTCCTTTTGATGATTGTCAAGGGGAAAGCCAGCCTGTTTTTGGGGATTTTAAGCATGGGTTTCTGGTCAATGACTTTG ATATGCAAGGCAGAATCCAAAATCTCACAGATTTTAGAAGACAGAAGAAG CGTGGCCGTGCTTGTTACATGTGTGGTTCTCTGGACCATCTCATTAGAGACTGTCCAGTTGCTTCAAAGCCACATCCCATGCATCTAATGG GAGCTTTGCCATATTATGCATCACCTTGGCCTCATGTCAGTTCATTTCCTAACTTATATGGTTGCCCCATGGCTTTCAATGCACCAATGGTGCCTGATGCAAATTCTTACTGGGCATCTGTTTATGGTGGATATCCTGCCCCAAG TGGATTTGTGGGCATGAGAGACATGAATGCTCCACCACTTCGGAAGACTGAAGAGTTCTGTGCTGGTAATTCAGAATTTGTACACCTTAGCGACACTGATAAAAACAGGACAATCCCAGAAAATAGTACTTGGAG GGTAATACCTTTCTCCAATGAGGATGGGAGTGAGGGAAAAGATCATGCTGGTAATAAGAGAGGTCAACATGAGCAAGATGGAAGATCAAGAGACTACAGAATGTTTGTAGAAAAGGAACACCTACGTAAAGAAAATACCcaagatgaaataaattggCTCTATGACGAGAAAATGAAGAGTTCGCATTCTCCTAAAGCTGCAATGATGAATAGACTAAACGAGAGATTGAAGTTGGAGAAAGAAGGCTTGACTTGCAGCACCAAATTACCGACTAATGAGAGAACTGGGCATTACCATAGAGGCTTCAGGGAGTTTGGTGCGAGGACAGATGAATGTTGCAGTCATGCCGACTCGAATGAGCATAAAAgatacaaacaaaaagaagataaaatcgATACATTTGATATCGACTTAAAGTGTCATACTAAGAAACATCATAGTGGCTCAAAGCCAGATTTGGCACGTAGCTATTCCAGCAATCAGAAACTCCTACAAAATGATTCTGGTTTCATCTCTAGATATTCTAAGCACAACGAGCTTACTCAATATCATCATCAAATAGTTGGTGGGACAGATGATAGTCATGAAGAATGGAACCATAAGTATAAACGAAAAAGGTTTGTGAAAAACTATAGAACTGAATTCTAA